In Bacillota bacterium, a genomic segment contains:
- a CDS encoding Ger(x)C family spore germination protein — MTKRKLLASLVIVFSALLAGCWDSREPDDLVHALALGFDLDDKGNFKLVAQFSNPVAPAGGAAAGAGGGSADQGQRPYWVYTSHGRTPFEAIRNLAPVSTRMVDLAHVGVILLSERLARAGIGPVLQLLYREPELRLSIHWAVVEGSVEDILKAEFPAESAPAMGLLRILLVQPGVDSATVLSSIGELLRPGEEMTLVRLRSLESEESGKSGSESGGESGPGGTIPRPPMECIGGAVFKKDKMVGWIDGRAARGLGYVKETRQRGAIIVMTPGGEAFAAIDLVHERSTLRPTAHEGELRIKLDVEVEGHLEDETLSDGRAMNLRDSAVIQSLRNRFAEVIENDIQIALEQARALGSDIFGFGNGVYRRLPEVWDEVCDRWDEMFLTVPVDINVKAKLTHPGLAVSPPLSR, encoded by the coding sequence GCAGGGTGCTGGGACAGTAGAGAGCCTGACGACTTGGTGCACGCGCTCGCCCTCGGTTTCGATCTCGACGATAAGGGGAACTTCAAGCTCGTGGCCCAGTTTTCCAACCCGGTCGCGCCGGCGGGCGGGGCAGCGGCCGGGGCGGGAGGGGGCTCAGCTGATCAGGGCCAGAGGCCGTATTGGGTGTACACCAGCCATGGGCGCACGCCTTTCGAGGCCATCCGGAACCTTGCCCCCGTGTCCACCAGGATGGTGGATCTGGCCCACGTTGGGGTGATCCTGCTTTCCGAGAGGCTCGCACGAGCGGGGATAGGCCCTGTTCTGCAACTGTTGTACCGGGAGCCCGAGCTGCGCCTGTCTATACACTGGGCGGTGGTGGAAGGGTCTGTGGAGGATATCCTCAAGGCGGAGTTCCCCGCTGAATCCGCTCCCGCCATGGGGTTGTTGCGCATCCTACTCGTGCAGCCCGGAGTTGATTCCGCCACAGTGCTCTCCAGCATCGGAGAGCTTCTGAGACCAGGCGAAGAGATGACATTGGTCAGACTCAGGAGCCTGGAGTCCGAGGAGTCCGGGAAGTCCGGCAGCGAGAGCGGCGGCGAGTCTGGACCGGGAGGCACGATCCCGAGACCTCCGATGGAGTGCATTGGAGGAGCGGTGTTCAAGAAAGACAAGATGGTCGGGTGGATCGATGGGCGCGCCGCGAGAGGGCTCGGGTACGTCAAGGAAACGAGGCAACGAGGAGCGATCATCGTGATGACCCCCGGCGGAGAGGCCTTTGCCGCCATTGACTTGGTGCATGAGAGATCGACGCTCCGCCCGACTGCGCACGAGGGGGAGCTCAGGATCAAACTGGATGTGGAGGTGGAGGGCCATCTGGAAGACGAGACGCTCTCAGACGGCAGGGCGATGAACCTGAGGGATTCCGCCGTCATCCAGTCATTGAGGAACCGGTTCGCCGAGGTCATCGAGAATGATATCCAGATAGCCCTCGAACAAGCGAGAGCGCTGGGGTCAGACATATTCGGGTTCGGCAACGGGGTCTACCGCAGACTGCCAGAAGTCTGGGATGAAGTGTGTGATCGGTGGGATGAGATGTTCCTGACTGTCCCTGTTGACATAAACGTGAAGGCGAAGTTGACTCATCCGGGGCTGGCAGTATCCCCGCCTCTGAGCCGCTAG